One window from the genome of Paraneptunicella aestuarii encodes:
- a CDS encoding DMT family transporter produces the protein MMQLKWVFELLLLSAIWGSSFMFMRIASPEIGAMPLTFIRCVIATVILGAIVYFTRKTELRLILRHWFLLTALAITNTALPFSLWAYVSLFLESGTMGIINATAPMFGVLIAFFWLGEKLTSGALLGLVLGFLGVAMLLIDPASGLSLDIVPVLIGLFACVNYGLAACISKAYAEGLRPMTIAAGSQLYSSLVLLPFALMSWPEQAASAEAWSSTLFLGVACSGFAFYLYYKLIAEQGIAKALTNMYLLPLFAILWGALFLNEQLQLKTFVGGAVVLLGIALTTGLVRVEKRRTAKA, from the coding sequence ATGATGCAGCTTAAATGGGTTTTTGAACTGCTATTGTTGTCTGCCATATGGGGTTCATCCTTCATGTTTATGCGTATTGCGTCGCCTGAAATTGGCGCAATGCCTTTAACCTTTATTCGCTGTGTTATTGCCACGGTTATTCTTGGCGCAATCGTCTATTTTACTCGCAAGACGGAACTGCGACTGATCTTACGACATTGGTTTTTACTCACTGCACTGGCCATTACCAATACTGCGTTACCTTTTAGTTTATGGGCTTATGTCAGTTTGTTTCTTGAATCCGGAACCATGGGAATTATTAACGCTACTGCGCCTATGTTTGGGGTGCTTATTGCTTTTTTCTGGCTAGGAGAAAAGTTAACGTCGGGAGCCTTGTTAGGTTTGGTTTTGGGCTTTTTAGGCGTGGCGATGTTGCTTATCGACCCTGCATCAGGGCTCTCTCTCGATATCGTGCCAGTGCTTATTGGCTTGTTCGCCTGTGTGAACTACGGTTTGGCTGCCTGTATCAGCAAAGCCTATGCCGAAGGACTTCGCCCTATGACGATTGCAGCGGGCAGCCAATTGTATTCTTCGTTAGTGTTACTGCCATTTGCCCTGATGTCGTGGCCTGAACAAGCCGCCAGTGCTGAAGCCTGGTCGAGTACCTTGTTTTTAGGTGTGGCTTGCTCGGGGTTTGCCTTCTATCTTTACTACAAATTAATCGCCGAACAAGGCATTGCAAAGGCGCTCACCAATATGTACTTACTGCCATTATTCGCCATTTTGTGGGGAGCTTTGTTCTTGAACGAGCAATTGCAGTTAAAGACCTTCGTTGGCGGCGCAGTTGTGTTGCTAGGCATTGCACTGACTACCGGACTTGTTCGGGTAGAAAAGCGCAGAACAGCAAAAGCTTAA